The nucleotide sequence AGTTGAccgtaaatatatatatgaaaacgGTGCAATGTacatttttccccttttttgtaTTTGGTTGCACTTACAATAAAAGAACCAGTTGGATATATGTGACCACAGGCACTAGGCAGTACTGCTTCCCAAGCCAACTTGTTTGTTTCTTGCTGTGATGGCTCACTAGAGCACGTGGATGGATGCGGATACCTGTTagcacctactccctccgtctcaaaaaaaaaaactaacctcgTACTAGCATTATATTCAGATTTGTTGTATTATGAGGTATCACATCCTAGTATGAGGTTggctttttttaggacggagggagtatgggcTATAGCTGGCTGAAGTTGGGGCTAGAGCCCCGACCAGCCCCATCGATGGATTCGCCGCTGCTTAAATAggataatttaaaaataaaactcaaGGATCAAAGTCACAAGAACACCCATTTGTAATGCTAGTGAGCATATTAGACACCTTATTTCACTTGCCACTACCGCTTTAATGTTTAGCCTCCTTAACCCTCTCCAATTCACCTACCTACTTGGCACaccgctccccctccccccccccccctccaacTTATCTATCTTTTGATTAGATTATGAAGTATTTCGATTACAACATTGCTTCATCTCCTCACCCTTTCCCCTTCTATACTACATCTCACTGCACTGCTAAAGGTCCATGGCTAAAGGAAGCACAAAGGCATAGGTCCTCATACTGTTGCAAATAGATACTTGGATCTATGGTTTGCCAAGCAATAGCCtcttaaatattaaaataaagaGGATTCAAATTGGCATTCTGTTTTGCGCTAGTAGGCTTTTATTAACCTTCCTTGTTTGCGGAGGTAGCATTGGTGTCATATATCCAACTGTTACATTGGTAGTCAATTACAATAGTAATATATATAAGTTTATAGCTGATAGATGCACAGACATTAACCTGTTAGAAGGCAACATGATCTTATTTTACAATCATATATATGTGTCAAATACTATGCATAGTTTGTCATATACATATGTCCTAGGTGGATGCATCTGACTTGACAACCATCAACACCATTCAACATTTCAACACATATAAGATGTCGATGTAAACCTTATAAGCATATGTTACTTGATGAGAATACATCTTGCCGGGGAACCTTCAGAACCACGTAACCTTAGTGGCAAGCAATGCAAGGTATATATTCCTGGGGTAACATGCTCTAAATGTAAGGCTTCCACAAGGATGACTTCCTACATTGAAAAGCAACAATATAGACATTACTATCATCCTTCATAAGTAATCTACATCCCAAGAATTAATATAGAATATATAGGTTCCAACCTGCGAGAATTCACTTAAAATACTAGTTATTTGAGCCTCTTCTAAACTATATCACTTTCTTACCTTAATGAAATTACGATCCAGGTGTGTTCACTTTTAATTATCACCTTCTTGTTATTTAGGCCTTAAAATCATGTAACTTTGAAACCAActcattttttctttcttttccttgaaAGCATTGCACACAAATAACATCATCTATACACTCTATTCCCTTTCAtccatttttataaattttgtgTTAAAACAATGTTAGGGAAGAAGAATATAATACTTAACATTGCAAATGCAGATAAGAATAATCATTTATAAATGTCAGTTTGTAGTAGTGGAACTCTAGTtgttactatatataaaaaaatgtaaattaaaGTTGACATTAGGTTAAAAAACACTGATGTATGTTTACAATTGTAAAATTTCTCATTAATAAACATGAGGGCCTGGCCCCACATCTCATAttcacattgaatgtttgttTTTCAATTAAGATATGTTGACAGGGTTATGTATTAAGCTTTTCTGTTCCAGATATCAGAGCTAGCAATTGTACTTCTTTGTAAAATTGCACGTTAGTGATTACTGTGAACTATTTAATATTGGGATTGTATCTTTATCTTGGGTATAGACCTTCatccctttgttggtctagtggcggtcggtcacgcttaacGGCGGCCAGTCCGGTGTTAGCCTTCTCCTGGgcttgtgtgttggcgatgtcggcatgtgggtggtggtatagtttttttctttttcctggttacgaacctccagggttgtaatcttgtaattttttccttctctatcaatcgaacttcgcaccgtcttgtgcgagtcgttcaaaaaaaaaaaccttcatCCCTATCCAATTGAATTATTGTAATTTGTTCAAAGTTAGACATAGTGGCAATACCTAAAAAACATATGGATGAATTGTCCTAGAAAAATTTCCTGGATGATGTATAATGGAATTTAGGAAATTATAAAGCAacttgaaaatataaaatacaTTTGAGCTAAACTTAGTTGTGCTAAGCAAGTAACGACAAAAGGGGGAGATATATGTCACGAAAAGTACAAATTTTATTCCTTAGAGAAGGTAAAATGACCGGTTGATAGTAACACAAAGTAATAATATATAGATATGTCACGTTAAAAAACAATCTTACTCTTTTCTCAAGAAAAACTAAATGAGCAGGAATGCATTCATCAAACGCTCCGACTGACAAGTAGTCAACGCCTGCATGAGAGAGGATAATAGTAGACTATAAGCCAACTGTAAACTTACATGAAAGATAGACAAAGAAAAGTGAGAAGTGTTGGTTCTTCTGCGAGAGCTAGTTCTACACATGCTCTAAGATATATGCATTAAATTAtagtgagagaaagagagagaagggaacaATTAAACTAAACTTATTGGTAATTTATTATACATATTAGCTCTAATATAAGCTAGCTAATAGCTAGCGTTAcctctactattaaacttgctctaagttaAGGTGCCAGACTTAAGGAAACAAAGGTGAAAATGGCACAACAAAATAATACATAAACATAGGTTGCAactgtaaattaaaaaaatgtattttgcATGAACGTGTCTTGTTTATAACAACACTATATTAGCAAATAACATACCTTAAAAGAACTACCATAGTTAAATACCAAGAGTAAGCAACTTAATTTAGCATACCAACTAGTCTAATGTCTGTGTTATCAATCAACCATTGAGCACCATCTTTCATGAAACCAACATAGCTTGTATCAAATTCTTTCTTCCACATAAGCTTCCTGTGAAATAGAAATcattaaatatattatttattaaatatatacttgATTCAGATGCCATGTACTGGACGACCAGTTCAGAGAAACAACACAATATTGTTGAAATTAACTAACTCAAAGTGCCTCATTCTATATACTACGGTTAATAATATGTGCAAATGACATGTTTCCTTCAATATCTTGTTTATGAAATACTTGGAATTAATACTTGATTGTTCTGATATTTTTTTACGACATTATTACAATGGTACCTTTTAACATGATGTTGGGTTTGtctttgtaaaaatatatgtgtgAATGCAAATGTATTTTGccttaaataatatatattttgtgtgCAAAAACAACATGGGAATAACAATACCTGTCTGTATTTAAAGTTCGAAAGAGAACTCGCCGAACTCCTTTGGGAATATGCAAGGATTCCATAACGTTAGCTGCAGGAACATGAAGGAACATTTTAGTGTTTTCTTTAGTGTATGCTTGTCAATTTTGCTATAAATTAATTATGGTAATTTAGTTTCTTTGTTATTCTAAATTGATGTGAAATCTATGATTTCAATTTAATATTCACTGTAATTTTCTTTCCTGATACTTGACACTCATAGATAAATCTATTGCTTATATTGCCGCTATTACGTTATGTAGAATGCAGGGACTATTGTTTCCGTTTCTCAAAATAACATAAGATTTTATATTTTTCCCAATTAATGCAGGACCCTCTAGCTTATTTTGCTTCTTAGGATCAATGCAGTTTCATGAATGAATCTAGCCATCCATTTAGCTAGGAAGACAATAAGAGTCACGACGTATTAATTactaatttcaaattttgaaatcatgaaataaaaaaactataattGAAACTCCAAACTATAAAACTTAGTACTTATTAATTACAGATCTTGGAATTATTAAATCTTAAAAACACCATGATTGAGACTTAAATTGAGTACAACTCAGCACTAATTTATTATGTATTATGGAACTATTAAATCATAAATGAAACTACACAATAATTCAAACTAAGAATTTAGCACACCTCAATATTTATTAAATTCTAAACCGCAGAGTTACTAAATCATAGAAAAAAATGATGATTGAGACTCTAGACTGGGTACAACtcaatatttattaattatatattttagaattattaagTCAACAAAGTACTATTATTTCTGAATTATTGATTTCTTAAATTATCCTTTAAAAAACTAACCTCTTATAATTGATGAAACTCTAAATCGCACAACTTGATAAAATATAATTGTGACTCTAGGCCAAGTATATTTATTAGTTTgtattttagaattattaaatCTTGAAAACATTTTTTACTGAGACTCCAAATCAAGTAAAACTCTTAACTATTAGTtgcattacattttttttcttttacagcAGAGATTGGCTCGTAAGAGGATATAATAAAAGGTATATATTTTCTCCATCCCAACACAAAAGTttacttattttggaacggaacgGAGGGACTACATGTTATGATGGTGACATATGCTGAACCAAAACAGGTAGCAATTTGTGCACGTACTTATCTCtacttattataaaaattgaaaatatttttgtcgatactttggtacgttatccgtgtatgagtcggtttctaagttcgttcgcttttggaaatacatatccgtatttagtggttttttaagtttgttcgctttgGGAAATACAAAATGAGTCGTGTAAgaaatctcttaaaaaaaactcgcatgctaactttaGACGACAGGACTCCCAAGCGAATTACTTGAGAGGATCGAGCTCCTAagtgcagctcatgattttttaaaaaaatatatatctaagcAAATTCCCAcggtgaatttcaccttaactaaaccgtataataataagattaaaatagctttCACCCCTTGCAACACAcgagcattttttctagtaaaataaaattacaagcAAGCCTTATGTATTACCTCTGtcacaaaataagtttatttttcactcaATCCACATATACCAATATAAACCATAAAGACTAGCATATTTGCACTTTATTAAATAACAATACAATTATTCCCCTCTTTTTATACTCCTAATACATTTATCCTTTACTTTCACAAACTCCGATGCAACAATtactcaaaaataaatttatattgggATAAGGGGGAGATGCCAAAAATGATCTTATCTTGGAACATAAGGAGTATCTTATCTGGAAGAATGTAAACAGATGACATTGGGTGAAATTAATTTATACtatctccgttttttaatagatgacgccgttgattttttcttacatgtttgaccattcgtcttattcaaaatatttacgtaattataatttattttgttatgagttgttttattactCATAGTAATTTAAGTgttatttatatcttatacatttgcataaaatttttgaataagacgaatggtcaaacatgtgagaaaaagtcaacggcgtcatctattaaaaaacggacgGAGTACCTGTTATGTTGCTATCCCTAGGAACATCGACCAACAACGCTGGTCCTGCTCATACAGACAAAAAGAAATCACAAAAGATGAGAAAAACGACGTTAATTGAATAATTGACGAGCTAGCTATAGTGTAGTTGATGAGTGTGGGCTAATTAGGAAGGAAGGAAGCGTACCGTTGAGGATGGCGAGGTCGAGCGTGTCGACGTCGAAGCCAGCGTGGTAGTAGTGGTCGAAGACGTGGCCCGGCGCGTCGACGTGCGTGCCGGAGTGCGCCGTGAGGCGGAGCTCGGAGAAGTTGGCGATGTCGGAGCCGTTGCGCATCGACCGCACCAGCCGCAGGAacccgccgccggtgccgtccGCCGACTCCCACTCCGGCATCTCCTCCCGGTAGTAGTGGCTGATGTCCACGATCCGCCCGCCGTCGAACTCCTCTCGCCTCTCTGCCACCGCTACCGCCGCCACGTCGCAGCTGCTGCCATCGCCCTCCGCGTAGCCCGGGTGCGCCGGCTCCGCCGTAACGCCGgtgagcagcaggaggaggaacaACGGCGTGGGTGCCATGGAGATGGAGTGTGTGTATTAATTCTGCTTCCCAACTTTGATCGAGCTGCAGATAATTAATTAGGATTACTCCACGTACTACTAGTTAAAGACACGTACGCCATCGGATCGGATGGAAACAAAAGTTTgcaattgattgattgattgattgatgttGAGACGATACCAAAGTCTACAATTTTTCAGCATCATTGCTTACGATCGTACTGCCATCCTTTTTCTTCGGGGGGAAAACATAAATAATTTGGTTGCATAGTTGCATTCCCGACTTcttattgactttttttttagctGCTCGTAATAATAACTAGTGCCTACCCGCGTGTTATAGCaaataatttagaaatattttAAACAAAACTCGAATAAAACTGTGTTACCTAACAAACAATGTTTTGAGCACCAATCACACACCAATAACGCCAACGTACAGATCCAGAAAAAGGCTAGCACCAGATCGGCGCCACTAAACCAACAATGGAACACATCCGATACCACCCAAAACCGACCCTTACAACCGACATAAAACCATGCTCCATCCAAATCTTTGGGATTGaaggagagagggtgagagagaagatggaaCCGCTCTCTCCCCTAGGCCCTCTGACGTAGCCAACTTGCGGAAGCTAGGACGCCAACAAAAGATGAAAGAATATAGATCTAGCGGGCGGGCTTGCACCAAATGCTTGGAAAGTTTTGGCAAGGGGGGAGGGGTGC is from Oryza sativa Japonica Group chromosome 9, ASM3414082v1 and encodes:
- the LOC4346391 gene encoding cyclase-like protein 4 is translated as MAPTPLFLLLLLTGVTAEPAHPGYAEGDGSSCDVAAVAVAERREEFDGGRIVDISHYYREEMPEWESADGTGGGFLRLVRSMRNGSDIANFSELRLTAHSGTHVDAPGHVFDHYYHAGFDVDTLDLAILNGPALLVDVPRDSNITANVMESLHIPKGVRRVLFRTLNTDRKLMWKKEFDTSYVGFMKDGAQWLIDNTDIRLVGVDYLSVGAFDECIPAHLVFLEKREVILVEALHLEHVTPGIYTLHCLPLRLRGSEGSPARCILIK